The nucleotide sequence AAACAGGTTGATGCTTCATTTTCTAACAGCTTCCCACTTGAGTTAACACTTCAGCCTCTGTATTCCTTATGAGGCAACCACTGCATCATCATATATGGGAGCAAGCTTACACACACAAAATTAATAGTCAACAAATACATAGAGACATTCATAAAACAGCCGGATCATGAACTGATCTCACTGGACAATATTCTCCAGGAGCTACTCCATAAACAATGAACCTTTGTTGGATTAAATGATTAAAAAAACAAGTATGTTTTTGTGTGTGATAAAAGCCTCCAGATCTACATTGAAGGATCAAACAGCAGTACAAGCACCCCAAAGAAACCACAAAATACATCCAGGTCCCTGGAGAAGCTAGCTAGCACATTCCTCGTGCGAGTCGagggcgcgccgccgccgctgccgcttcaCCCGAAGCTGGCCAGACCTTGAATGTCACGGCATCTACACAGACGGGAAGTCGGGCAAGTCTTCATCATGATCGATTTACCAAATGAAGACAAAATTTACTCTACCTAGCTAATTTTGTTGAAGAGAGGGACTGATGTACACATGAATTGATGAGTACATTGCTCGCAAAGAAAAAAAGAATTGATGTGTACATTAATTATGAAATGGTATAATTAGAGCACATCTTGCAACAAACTGTGCCAACTGCTGTGTACAGCTAAAACAATCCATCGGATTCTTATGCACATTTAGCTCCTTGTACCCACAAAAAAAAATCTCTTACTAATTTCATCATCACTTTATCTACACAGTATGTATATATCGTacataaaaaaaaatcaaaagtgCAGTACTGTTGACAAACTCAATAAAACACCGCGAGTGTAGTAGAAATCATGTGTTGCACATGAGAGAGAACCTCTCAATTGTCAGCCCATATATATAGCAGCATAGAAGTCACGTATATGCATCGGCAGCGGCGAACACGAACACCAAAATTGCAGCCCCCATCAGCAAGGGATACGTAATATGTTGCTCTACAAGTGGATTGACAAGAGAGGGTCAGCAGGCCAATCGACGTCCTTGAGGACGTGGTTTAGACGCTCAGACTCGTTCGGTGGTGCGTCCTCATGTAGGAAGTGGCATCCGCGAGGAGTGGGAATGCCGCGGCCGCGTCCACGCAGCGCAGTCCCTGGGAGTTAGGGCTAGTGTCGGTGGGGGTGAAGTGGCCGGTGGCAAACGCGTCCAAGCCATCCCGTTTGCGACTTCCGGCGATCCGGGTGGATGTGCAGCGCGGTgcggtgaccttgttcttgagggCTGCTCCGCCTTCATCGTTTTGGCGGTGCGGCTATCGGGAGACAATGCGAGGACGACGGCGAATGAGGAACCCTCCTCGCAGCTGCTGGCACACCATGCTCCATGGGACACCTACTTCCGCAGCACCCGTTTCTCCACTCTGCGCCCGGCTGCTCTAATCTGTAGAGAGCACTCTGGGACGAGCACCGCCACCATGCCGATGAGTCCGTGCGCTTTCCGAGATCGATGACCATGACTGGAGGGTGGCCCATGCCAAAGCCGTGTCGTTCTAACTGAGCGGCTGAACCTGTCGTCGCTAGCATACCATGTGGGCACTGCGCCTGAGATAGTGAAGACCTGCCGATCTCCTCGTCCTTGTCAACGACGGTCATCTAGAGGACCGCGCCGGCAGCGAACCcaaagagcgagaaacctcctgatGATGTGGGCCCATCGGCGTTGGCCTCAACGGTTGCTGCCGCTAGCCTCGACGTGGTCACATACCCTGATAATTATCCTTGGGATCGGCTGCGGAACGTCTGCTCGTCCTATTTACTATGCAGGTTGACGCTAGCAAAGGCAGCTAGGCATAGGAGTTTGACTACGAGCGAAAGACCAGGTCATGAGGATCGACTCACGATCACGACACCTTTTTTTATCCAATATATATGGGCGCTGATCTGCGCAGGTGCGCCGGCCCAACCGTTGGGCCGGTCCAGCACCAACTGTTCGATGCGTGAGCCCTAGCCGTCCGATCTGGGGCCGTTGTCTTCCTCCTATccccttctttccttctgcagcagcGCGAGCGCCGCCCTCGGGCCTGGGCGTCCTCCCGGCTGCTGTCTCCTTTCCAGCGTCACCGTCGCCCGCGTGGCCCGTCCCCGGTCTGCCGTGGCTCTCGCCAGCTCCGCCGCATGCAGCTCCTGCCAGCAAAGGTCGCAGCTCCGACGAAGGAGTGCCGCCCCGTCAAGCTTGTAGCAACGCTGCTCACCGCCGATGGCCCCGCGCAAAGCCGCCAGTAGTTCACCCCGGTCCCTCGAGTTCGTTGCCGCTGCAGCTCCGCCGTGAAGCCATTGCATCAATGGTGAGGTGTCAGTCCAGCTTTTTGTTGCCGGGTTGAAGCTTTTCAAAAATATGGTTGAAGCTTTTCTCGTCAACGGTTGCAACTTTTTTGTTGTGTACTCGCGGGTTGAAGCGTCCTATAAAGCCAGTTGAAGCTTTTTATAAAACCGGTTGAAGCTTTTCAATTCAACGGTTGAAGCTTTCTCAAAAAATGACGGGTGTGGATTTTTTGTTTCATAGTGGTCCGATGAAACTTCTCTATTTCGTCGTTTGCAGCTTTTCAAACTATGTTGAAGCTTTTCAATTCAACGGTTGAAGCTTTCTCAAAAAATGACGGGTGTGGATTTTTTGTTTCATGGTGGTCCGATGAAACTTCTCTATTCCGTCGTTTGCAGCTTTTCAAACTATGGTTGGAGCTTTTCGTATGAACGGTTGTAGCTTTTTTCAGTGCATGGTGTCCGGTTGAAGCTTGATATACCGCTAGTTGAAGCTCTCGAATTGAACGGTTGTAGCTTTTTTGGTCGTCGGTTGCAACATCGGTGGAGGAGAAAAAAATGCTTCCAAAGTTTGTCTGGAAGCAGATGGTTGCAGCGGTGGGGGAGGAGGTCGTGCACTCGAGCTGTCGTGGTTGAAGCATCTCCGGTGGACGGTTCCAGCACAGGGGAGTACCAACGGCAGCTCACAGATGGTATATTCCATGGCGGCTTCCAACTCCGGCTCGCCGGGCACGGAAGGAACctgcagccgggggggggggggggggaggatggcTAGCGGGAAAGAAGGGGATCTGAAGGATGGAGGTGACCTGCGCGAGGTTAGGGCTAGCCGGCGGCGGGAtctgaaggaggaagaaggggatcggGAGGAGTGCGAGGTGTACAATGCGCTTTGCCTCGCTTTGATCGAGCGGCCTGCGTGGGACCGGCGGAACAGTTCGGCCGGCACGCTGTTCCTAAACACTTCCCAATATATATTCACGATTGTGAGATGTAAACACCTAGGCATATGGCCTCATGCAGCCCAAAAGCAAAAGCACGTGAGATGGCCCGTAGCAGGAACACAGGAGGCGGCTCATAGAATCAATAAATTAGTATGAACCATCTTAGTACCACCTCGCGTACGTGAAGCTTAATTATCTTGAGGAAGCTTTAGCAGCGAGATGAAAAAAAAGACGACGAatggagaactatgaaagtctccgtcctttattattattaggggtacagaggtatagatatagatatagactaGGAGGCTGAATTGGAAGTATTATCAGATCCAGCGTATgtttagagaaaaataaattaacCATAATTATCGACTAGTTTCTTTTCCCTGACTAGTGCTTACATCTGTCTATTCCATGGAACATTGCAAAGAACATACGCAATCCAATCAAATTTTTTATGGGGCAATCCAATCAATTTAACGAGAAAGCATTGCAATTAGCACCAGACGTGGTGACTCTTAGACAGATACCACGTGATTATCATTATTTATATGTTTTCCCTAAGCATCACATCAAGGTCTCTACACTGGACATGCCCTTAGTATGTGAATATTAGCGAAATGCTTTTAAAATACTAACCACGGCCAATCAATCAATTATCAATGAAGATCGAATATTGATTATCTTTTATAACTTTTTATTAATTAGCACGGGAAAAGCAAAATGTTAAAGCACAATACCTTATCTAGGATCAGCTTTTCATCTCATTGATAGGAAACGCCGGCCCGAGTAGTAGCGCAACATGGCGCATGCTCAGTGGCGGTCTCTAGTCCGTTGTCGTTACAGTGGTCGCGGGGCGAAAATTCATCCGGCCGCAGCCGCTGACACCGTGCCTGTGCTTCGCGTGTGTGCGTGAAGTCGTAACTAACGCGCCTCTCCAAGATCAATCTGTAAGAGGAGAAATGCTCCACTGACTGAAGAAAAGCATAGGAAGAAGAAGGCCGTGCGTAGGCTCCCTGACAGAGAGGGCTTGATCCACGACCAACAGTCGTCTTGTTCGTCAGGCAGGCTATACTTGGAGACTCGGAGACGAACGGCAGCTTCCATCTGGCCCTCCTAACCGACGAGGAAACTACCAACGTGCAATGAGCTTTGACTTCAGTCAAAACCAGTTGACCAGGCCAAAACTGAGACCAGGGTTTTGTCTTTTAAACTGTGTTAAGTTGAGGGTGTTTCAAACCGCGTGATTAGTTTGAGATTGAAATATGGACTTTTCTCATAAAGAAAAAGGAGATCGGACGACCCCAATTATAATATAATATCAAAAAGGCCAACCGCCCGGAGTGCTCACGGGCAAAAgttttaagagcatctccaacagccgcggtAAAAAAAGCGCGCGCGTGGTAAACCGAGTCTTTGGGCGCGCGGGACGTTTCggcgcgctccagcggtggcgggaaaATCACGCGCGCGGGAACGGtttgcgcgcgcgcgggaaaaggcGGCAGGTCGCGCGCTTTTTTTGCCGCACTgcttccggcgcgcctataaaATGCGGCGCGCGCCACACGCCTATTACACACGCTTCTCTTCCTTTTCCGTTGCCACACGCCCCTTCACCGCTTCCTCGGTTGCTTCGGCTGCCACCCGCGCCACCACTCCAGCGccccaccaccatgccgtcgtgccgcCGAGGAGTGTCAGGCTACCGCGGCATCCGCCAGCGCCCCAACGGCGGGTTCTACTCGGAGATACGGTCCGGCCAACTCTGGCTCGGCCTCGGCACCTTCGAGACGGCGCacaaggccgcccgcgcgtacgacgcggcggcgtggcgcctaggcaGGCCGCGCCAGCAGATGAACTTCCACGATGTCCACACGCTGCAGCAGGCGCtggacgtcgccccgccgcctcatcTTCGCACGGCAcaagaccgtgcggagcacgcTGAGCGGCAGaaccgcctcctcgtcgcccatgagaacgagcgggtcatggcggagtggcgccaacACACCCGGAGGACGTATCCTACGAGCAAGcctactgggcaaggcgccgcgaggAGGAGAGGCAAAGGCGCCGCGCTGAGCGGTTggacaggcgtcggcggaaggccCTGGCGCTATCCCAGTGCGATGTAGTTGAGAATGATGGTGAGACGATCTTTACATCTGATGATGATCGTTGGAAAGACATGTGGCTCGATACCTCAGATCCGACCAGCGAGGATGGCGACGataacgatgacgacgacgactggGAGTAGGCTGTAGCTGCACTAGTAGTTTTTATCTATGTCCTTGCACTATCTAAAtaatttttatctatctatgctatggaactatgtaaaatatctatgtatcgtttcttctatctatgaattttattaaaaaaaaaaTGTACGCACTGTttagcgcgcgctgcattttagcgcggccgcTGGAGCTACGCGCCCGCTCAATTTTGACGCGTCTGCTGGAGCCACCGTTGCCGGCCGCGCCAAACCAGACAAACGGAGCACCTCAAATGCTTTTTTTGCGCGTGGCGCattgcgcggctgttggagatgctctaagacgaATGACAGAATGAGACAGACTGCAGACAAACACAGAATTTAGCATCCACAAAAAGTCTGTTCTTCTCTTGCATTCGCATGGCAGCATCAAGGTGTTTTGCTCTCTGTTTACACATCAGAAGACTGACAAGTCAAGAAAACACATACTagaaagtattattattattattattgtatcCTCAAACACATCACAACATATTCACAAGTAAGCATCAAATTGCCGCCATTTGGACTCTTCAACTCCTGATTGTGACACCAACAAGAAATGAAGTCCAACCAGAGCAGCGGTCCTTCACATGAGCAGGCATAAAAGAGACATTGGGGAAAATGTGCACTACCAGAGTGAAATCAACTGCAAAGCTAAAGCAGAGGCTAGGCCTATCTTTTAGATCACTCTTTAGTtttctaaaagatcttatattagtttacaaagggagtaaATAGTAATTACATGCACTTGTGCGCAAGGCACTTGATTCCCATTTCATTGCTGTGCAAATGTCACACAAATCCTAGGGCTTGTGCTATCTACTCCTTTTTACACTCAGCCATATTCAATGTGCCGCCTAATACTACAACTTGTGCGAGTAAATCTTCCATCAAAGTCTATCCGCTGGACTCAGATGCAAGACTTAGAGAGGCAGGCTACTGATCATGCAACTTCATATCCTGCCAATACTGGTGCAGCTAAAGTTACAGCTATGCCTAGCACAGATTATTCAGTTATGTGTTCTCTCAGTGTTTTATTACATCTAATCCCTTGAATTGTCctcaagaagaaaatatcaacaaAGAAAGCTGGTACCAAATGCAACTCCTGAAGCTCTAAAAAGGAAATCCCCCGTGCAAGTTTATCCATTGGACACGGTACCCAGGTGAGGCAAACCTGGAGTTTGAGCAGGAAATGAAAATATGCATATGAAGAGCTGTCAGGGACATGAATCCCAACGGTTTCCAAAACTCTAATGCTAAGCAAACTCTGGAATGATTTACAGCAAGGGAAGATTCCTTCACCAATATGAAGAAGGCATCCATTTGGAATTTATGCAAGCCTTGGAATGAGAATTATACATATGGTTTTGCCAGGGGCATTTCTTGAGCATCATGCATGTACCATCAGCTATCACAACTTCACAGTTTTCACTTACCTAAACCAGAACAAACGCTAGTTCTTCCATTTGCTCAGGATGTAGATTTCTGCCCATGCTTTGCTTGTAGGCGAACTGCCAAGCAACTAGATTCTTACCACCACAAGTCACTCGAGCAACACCTTTGCCAATGGCACATATGGCTCTAGGTAACCCACGACATGAAGAAACCATCTAGTACCAAGTAAATTACAAATTAGTGCACCAACAATGATTAGAAGTGTAGCTATAAAATATTCTACAGAAATACACCTGTTTTGCATAATCATAAATTTCAGCATCAGCTTCTGTGATTTTGACTCCCGCATGGTACTTGAAAAGTCTCCAAGCATCTTCGTTCCCGAGGCACTTCATCTGCACAATGTTTGATATCGGGCATCCCATGCGTTCACACATCCTCTGGTTCCTCGATGTAAGAACAACCTTCTGATGACACCCAAGAGGAATCGGTAAACCAATAGCTACCAAGTCTGGGTAGGGTCTATCATGCACGTTGTCTAATAGAAGCAAAAAACTGTCTTGCACTAGAATGTCAGTGATGATCTTAGCTCGGCAATGCTCCTGTAACGACGACATCATCTCCCAATCCAATTTCAAGAAAGAAGCAAGATGATGTTGCATAACTATCACGCTACTGCCACCATCAAGAAATAATATGTGACGGAATGAATCGGCATAGCTAGCAGCAATGAGTGAAAGAAGTCGCGTCTTGCCAACACCCGGCGTGCCCCATAATCCAAAAAAAGACTCATCCGGCCGCACACCCTGTAAAAACTGATGCACCTTATTCTTGTAAATGTCCATCCCCCAAAGGCCATGAATTCGCGACACCATCTCCCAAGCACGAATTGGGGTTTCTAACACTGCTCGCTGGTCAGAGATCTTTGCCTGATTAACAGAACGAGCACCAAACTCCCACATCAAAATGCCGACTTCGCAAATGTTGACACTAACCTGATTCAAAGAACAACATGGTCAGTAAGCTGGGTATGGGGCAGCTTATTTTGGCAGCCACCCATAAGCCCCAAAAGAACTAGCCCTAAGTCACACGTGAAAAAGCACTTCCTAGTTTGCATGAGTGGGAAAGAAGTCGATTAGATTATGGAAAAAATTAAAtatcaaaacaagaatgacacgtaTGCTAGAGAGCCACATCTTAGTAAACTATAAACCATGGAGAAGGCATACTAGATGTAGAAGACACATGGAAGTAAAGTTATCAGTGTATAATCACCTACATAATACTCCCTCAATCCAAATAAGTGTCACAGTTTGAATTAAGGTTAGTTCAGTCTTAATTCAAAGCTACGACACTTtctatggatcggagggagtaatataatACACATAATATGGCATGAAATGCATCAATTGTCGTGGGAGGTTAGTGAAAATGAGTATAGTGTTGGGCCTCTCATCAAAGTGGCGACATGGTCGATATGTGGGGCGACTCTTATTTGTTCAGACATGGATCGACAGATTATCATACCTGTATCTTGGGCACCCAGAGGCAGATCAACTTGGGCACCAACAAGCAGACCATGAAAGTAAGCTTTAGTTGATGATGCACTGGAGCCATGCGTCTGAAATGAGAGAAATTGTCAGATCATGCAATAATCAAAATTATACTCTTCGCTTGACATAAAACATGTACTGCATATGGTTGAATAGTTGATACATAAGAGTATTATTACAACACCTTGGTCAACATAACAACCACAATATAATTACAGGCCAATGGAAACTCTGGTGATGGACAAAATGTATAAGCAAATGAAAGCAACGAAACATGGCATAGTCGAAACCACAATGAAAAATGTATGGCAAACTTATTCAAGAAAGTGGCCGGTCCCAaacccgggtaaaggaggagggttatGAAAGACTTGGTGAGCCAACgtcaaaactcagccactcttatggagatgaaacccaaaagaaaatgtatcaccaaagaactagccatggacaggggtgcatgtaattgctatccatgtgccagaaccatgacttggttgcgagatcttatgggtttcagctctagcctaccccaacttgtttggtgctaaaggctttgttgttgttgtaaaaTTATGCAAGACAGTGGCGTTAAAAAAATCGATGATTGTTAAATAAATATATATCCAATAAATGCTTCAAATATATTGTGTGGATCATGGATGTCACACTCCCCATCTCGAAGCACATGCCCTTCACCACACAAACAAAAAACCATGTTGCATGAGCAAATCCCACCTTAATGTGGTGAAATTGTTACCAGAACTACAATGAATGATGAACcacaaagattcggaaaggaaggaggGAAGTATTTGTTGGacagattttttttttgagaaaacgcaAAAGACTTGCGTTTCTTTGTATTGAAAAGATAGAGTTTGTTACAGCCTCTGAAGAGGAGCGGTTACAGTCAGCGATCTAAATCAGTGGACATCCCAGGTTTGTGGGAGGATGGCACGCAGGCCACGGGCGCCAGCCCTTGCCCAGAGCTTAGCTTCATCCTTGATTCGCGCAATCAGTGAATTGGTCGAAGGGGTTGCATCGTTGAAGACGCGGTCATTGCGAATTTGTTGCACAGATGCTCACCAGATTAATTTTGGTAAAAACTAGTGTGCGCAGTTGAATCAAATTCCACTTAACACATAAAAAACTAGAAGTACAGATAATCATGCAGTCTATGGAATTATCAGTTCATACCTTTCTAGTTCAATTGGCCTTGTCTTTTTTGCTAACATGAGAATCAAAAAAAGAGGTACCATCGAAGCACATAAATGACCAAGAGTATGCCCACTAACAATCTGAAGAGTCCACCTATAAATTCGTTTGTCCGCAACCTCTTCTAATCTAGCAAGGATGTACAATCCTGAAATTATTTTgaagaacagaaaaaaaaatcagattgTATAACTTAGGTCATATTAGATTGCACTTTCAGTAAGAGCTACAATAAGTTCATGTCTTGTGAGGAAACTAACTATAAAAAACACAGTAAATTGAGGTGAATCACAAATAGCAACCTACAGAAATAATGAAAATGCATGCATTATATTGAGAGGAACAACACTAACCTGCTGCCCATAACCAGTAGCTTGTTGATGCAAGGGACTTTGGTCTTGCCCaatcatccaaattttcaataacGAAAATGACCTCAAAAAATGTGAAAGCGGTCACCATCTTGACAAAAAGACCATTATGTAATCCGTCAGTATATTAATATCACGAAAGTAGGAACAAGAAGGTGCTGAATGTTATATCTACCGCATAGAAGGTCTAGGGAAGACTTACTGGCAATCTGTGTAAAAATAGGGTGCCATTTTTTGGGTTGAGATGGTAATAGCATGAACCAAAGCCAGAAGCAATGACAGTAGCAAAGAGTGTGTAGAGATCCCCCTGTGACCTGCCAGCAGGATAAACATTAGAGTGCTTCAAATCTTAATTCGAGTTAAAACAGGAACCAAAATTAGCATGAGCATTAAGTCTGCACCATATCCTGAAATAGCTTTTGCAGTGGTTAAGGATGAGCCCGGCGAGACCGACAAAAAAGAGGGGGATTGTTGAGATCACATTCAGCGTATTAGGGATCCCTGCAAATAAGGCATAAATGCTATTCGTGGTTATCAAGAGTATTAAACCATATAACTTTACACCAGACTTTCCTTGCacagaaaaaaaatgttcatgatttattctATATGCAGAGGGCACAGGTACCCGGTGTTGATAATCAGAATCATTTATTTTGAATGGAGCTTAACTTAGCTGAATCTACTCTTCAAAAGGAAAACTGATAATGGGACAGAGAGCGTGAACCAGAGGTTAATTACCAAGGAAAAGTGTGCGTTGGTCGGCAAAGTCATGGTAGTCCTCGTCATGCGGGATGGCAGCCATGACAAGCATGAGCATGATGAATATGCCTGTACATGCCACCCACTTCTTCCTACTCACCACATCCATCCACACTGCCACCCACTTCTTCCACCAACTTACATCCTTCACAGCCACCTTGCGGTTATCCTCACAAGCTTGCTGCTGTTTAAGACGATTGAGCGAAAGTAGTTTGAGATCAGACGATGACGGCACCCGCTTCTTCCTTCTGTTCACATTGTGGTTTTTTACCCAAACTAGTCGCGGATCAAGTGGCACAAACACGTCTTCATTTTCCATACCATAATTTGTCACCTGAAGAGAATATCAATTTCATTGAATTTTCATGATACTATTCTGCAAGTTTGTTCTAAAGGGAAAAACATTCAATCCGCTTATATCCAGCCATTTACAAGAAAACAATATAAGGACCAAAGGTGACAAAGAAAGTAAGCCGCATAGGAAATAAGCTGAGTTCAAGTTGCGTCATTAGAAAAAAAAAATCACATGTTGAATCATGGTGTACTgatccctccgatccatattacttgtggCTAAAACGGATGTAACTAGCACTAAAATAGATGCTGCATAACAAGACAAGTGGATCAGATAAGTGATAGCGGGTAGGAACCGATATCTTTGAAGCGTGCTCGTCCATTCTTGCTAGTCTTATGACCTTATCCCAAGCAAACCCACCTGCTCACATCCATTTGGAGTAATGCACACGACCCCTTGTACTACCATATGTAGATTATATCTAATTTAATGCATAATAGCGGATCACAGTGACTGTCCATGCCAAAGTACCGTACGAACAGGCAGCAATTTTCACACGTTTTACAGTCCAAAGTTACTACACAGACCACCGTGAGCCCTATGCCGTCATCACTTATGCTATTCTCAAACACTCAAGACAAATGTACTGCCTAGTTTATCACTACAAAATTATACAGGCTACATACATATACAGTGAGACAATTACTAACACTCAACTATATAACAGAACTAACATAAATTGCTACTCCAGTATAGCAGATTGAACAAGATTAACAGTGATTCGCCCATCTACGAAGCGAGGTATTCCGTTCCGTCCAATTTAAAGGAGTGCAGGCACGGTAACAGTAAGGTAATTAATCCAGGGTCAAAGAACAAGATACCGTGGAGGATTTCCAACGTCCTTTGAGCCTTGAGAAAGATGAGGTGGGCTTCCCCAACCGTGAAGGGATCGGCGGGGACAGATCTGGCGGCGTCATGGGGTCGGCTCTGTCCCCctccccgatgtcttgaaatcgGCTGCCTTGCACTGTCGCGTCACCGGAGCCGACGGCCTCCATCATCCCCGCGCGCTCACCGCCATACCAGGAAgcaggaaggaaaggaaggagGTAGGGTGGCGTCGTCGGGGGCAGAGGAGGGCATCGGGTGGCTgcagtccggcggcggcggcagctgacGAGGGCGTTAGTGTCTCGTCGTCGATGGGCGACGTCGGGTGGCTGCGGTCGAGTAGGGAAGAGAGGAGTGTGTctctgcggcggcggggcggggacagcggcggcggcggcggcggtgtcagGGAAGCAAGCCCATCTTCAGTTAGGCACCGCAACGCCTTCAGATAAGCAACGGCCCAGATGCGAGGATACCGTTTCGTGGAGATCCAACGCTAGATTAGCGCCAGTTCTTAATTCATCCCCAAACAGTCACTGACTGCTTTTTTTTTAGTATAAAGTGGACTTCGTCGAGGCTCCTAGCTTGTGATATACTCCCCGTTCCTGAATATAAGTCTTTGTAAGATTTTATTatagactatatacggagcaaaataaatggatctacactctaaaatgcatctatatacattcatatgtgaTTCATGTgaaatctttacaaagacttatatttaggaatgaagggagcatAAGCTGGAGAGCGGGTGGATGTTGGCACGACAAATGAACAAAACCTAGTTCAACCTTTCCCTTCTCGTGTCGCCAGTTTCACTTTCCTCAGCtcgtgttcttcttctgaagttagCTACTACCTCTGTACCTTTATATAGTGTGCATAACTTTTTTGTCAAAATTTTGATATGTAGTGCGCATTTGCCTTGCAGACCTTGTTTGG is from Triticum aestivum cultivar Chinese Spring chromosome 3A, IWGSC CS RefSeq v2.1, whole genome shotgun sequence and encodes:
- the LOC123059441 gene encoding uncharacterized protein — translated: MMEAVGSGDATVQGSRFQDIGEGDRADPMTPPDLSPPIPSRLGKPTSSFSRLKGRWKSSTVTNYGMENEDVFVPLDPRLVWVKNHNVNRRKKRVPSSSDLKLLSLNRLKQQQACEDNRKVAVKDVSWWKKWVAVWMDVVSRKKWVACTGIFIMLMLVMAAIPHDEDYHDFADQRTLFLGIPNTLNVISTIPLFFVGLAGLILNHCKSYFRIWSQGDLYTLFATVIASGFGSCYYHLNPKNGTLFLHRLPMVTAFTFFEVIFVIENLDDWARPKSLASTSYWLWAAGLYILARLEEVADKRIYRWTLQIVSGHTLGHLCASMVPLFLILMLAKKTRPIELERRMAPVHHQLKLTFMVCLLVPKLICLWVPKIQVSVNICEVGILMWEFGARSVNQAKISDQRAVLETPIRAWEMVSRIHGLWGMDIYKNKVHQFLQGVRPDESFFGLWGTPGVGKTRLLSLIAASYADSFRHILFLDGGSSVIVMQHHLASFLKLDWEMMSSLQEHCRAKIITDILVQDSFLLLLDNVHDRPYPDLVAIGLPIPLGCHQKVVLTSRNQRMCERMGCPISNIVQMKCLGNEDAWRLFKYHAGVKITEADAEIYDYAKQMVSSCRGLPRAICAIGKGVARVTCGGKNLVAWQFAYKQSMGRNLHPEQMEELAFVLV